In Alkalilimnicola sp. S0819, a single genomic region encodes these proteins:
- a CDS encoding rhodanese-like domain-containing protein has product MSIRELEPSALKRMIDEGEAPLLLDVREGWELEQARLPGVTHIPMAQIPGRVDELRTGAPLVVICHHGGRSLTVAEFLVDHAGFTDVHNLTGGMDAWSREVDPRVPRY; this is encoded by the coding sequence GTGAGCATCCGTGAGCTGGAACCTTCCGCGCTCAAGCGCATGATCGACGAGGGCGAGGCGCCCCTGTTGCTGGATGTGCGCGAAGGCTGGGAGCTGGAGCAGGCCCGCCTGCCCGGCGTCACCCACATCCCCATGGCACAGATTCCGGGGCGGGTGGATGAGCTGCGCACCGGCGCGCCGCTGGTGGTGATCTGCCATCACGGCGGGCGCAGCCTGACCGTGGCGGAGTTTCTGGTGGACCACGCCGGCTTCACCGACGTACACAATCTTACCGGCGGCATGGACGCCTGGTCACGGGAAGTCGACCCACGGGTGCCCCGCTACTGA
- the waaA gene encoding lipid IV(A) 3-deoxy-D-manno-octulosonic acid transferase encodes MRLLYSLLLYALTPLVLARLLWRSRRAPDYRRRWAERFGFGPRPATPPIWLHAVSVGEFQAALPLLKALRRCHPDIPLLVTTTTPTGSRRVRESFGDQVLHGYLPYDLPGAVRRFLGRARPRLVIVMETELWPNLFHQVRGRDIPLLLINARLSARSARGYARLGALTRRTLEQVDWIAAQGASDAERLRALGAPAERVSVVGNIKFEQEIPQALRARGEALRAQLGADRPVWVAASTHAGEDEQLLAAHRRVRARHPACALILVPRHPERFDAVAALCERQGWRLALRSAGAPDESTEVLLGDSMGEMPLYFAAADLAFMGGSLVSVGGHNPLEPAALGLPVLSGPAVFNFQEIMDAMSEAGALELVADEAALAERAASLLGDRDVARAMGQRGRALLARHRGVLTQLLQAVEERLR; translated from the coding sequence ATGCGCCTGCTCTATAGCCTGCTGCTCTATGCGCTGACGCCGCTGGTGTTGGCGCGCCTGCTGTGGCGCTCGCGGCGCGCCCCCGACTATCGTCGGCGTTGGGCGGAGCGTTTCGGCTTCGGCCCGCGTCCCGCCACGCCGCCCATCTGGCTGCATGCCGTCTCGGTGGGCGAATTCCAGGCGGCCCTGCCCCTGCTCAAGGCTCTACGCCGGTGTCATCCCGACATTCCCCTGCTGGTTACCACCACCACGCCCACCGGCTCCCGCCGGGTGCGGGAAAGCTTTGGTGATCAGGTGCTGCACGGCTATCTGCCCTATGACCTGCCCGGTGCGGTGCGGCGTTTCCTGGGCCGGGCGCGGCCGCGGCTGGTGATCGTCATGGAAACCGAACTCTGGCCGAACCTGTTCCACCAGGTGCGCGGCAGGGATATTCCGCTGCTGCTGATCAATGCTCGGCTGTCGGCGCGCTCGGCGCGGGGCTATGCCCGGCTCGGGGCGCTGACCCGCCGCACTCTGGAGCAGGTGGATTGGATCGCGGCCCAGGGCGCGTCGGATGCCGAGCGTCTGCGAGCGCTGGGCGCGCCGGCGGAGCGTGTGAGCGTGGTCGGCAACATCAAGTTCGAGCAGGAGATTCCCCAGGCGCTGCGCGCGCGGGGCGAGGCGCTGCGCGCACAACTGGGCGCCGATCGACCGGTGTGGGTGGCGGCCAGTACACACGCGGGGGAGGACGAGCAGTTGCTCGCCGCCCACCGCCGCGTGCGGGCGCGGCATCCGGCGTGTGCGCTGATTCTGGTGCCACGCCACCCGGAGCGCTTCGATGCCGTGGCTGCCCTGTGCGAGCGTCAGGGCTGGCGGCTCGCCCTGCGCAGTGCCGGCGCCCCGGACGAGAGTACCGAGGTGCTGCTGGGCGACAGCATGGGGGAGATGCCGCTGTATTTCGCCGCCGCCGATCTCGCCTTCATGGGCGGCAGCCTGGTGTCGGTGGGCGGGCACAACCCGCTGGAGCCCGCCGCGCTTGGGCTGCCGGTGCTGAGCGGGCCGGCGGTATTCAACTTCCAGGAGATCATGGACGCCATGAGCGAGGCCGGCGCTTTGGAGCTGGTGGCGGATGAGGCGGCGCTCGCCGAGCGTGCCGCGTCTCTGCTGGGCGACAGGGATGTGGCGCGGGCCATGGGCCAGCGAGGCAGGGCCTTGTTGGCGCGCCATCGGGGGGTGCTGACGCAGCTGTTGCAGGCGGTGGAGGAGCGTCTGCGCTGA
- the thiC gene encoding phosphomethylpyrimidine synthase ThiC yields MSANVDALQQKTGALDESVLRPFPSSRKVYVTGSRPDLRVPMRQIAQADTRVGERLEPNPPLYVYDTSGPYTDPTHDIDLRRGLPPLRGGWIEERNDTETLTGPSSRYGRQRLADPATAALRIEHRRAPRRARAGANVTQMHYARRGIITPEMEFIAIRENQRLELYRDTPLGRCHPGQNFGAPLPERITPEYVREEVARGRAIIPANINHPESEPMIIGRNFLVKVNANMGNSALTSSIEEEVEKLVWATRWGADTIMDLSTGKHIHETREWVIRNSPVPVGTVPLYQALEKVDGRAEELSWEIYRDTLIEQAEQGVDYFTIHAGVRLPFIPLAAERVTGIVSRGGSIMAKWCLAHHRESFLYEHFEEICEIMKAYDVAFSLGDGLRPGSIADANDAAQFAELKTLGELTEIAWRHDVQTMIEGPGHVPMQLIRENMDKQLAGCFEAPFYTLGPLTTDIAPGYDHITSAIGAAQIGWYGTAMLCYVTPKEHLGLPDKHDVREGMVTYKIAAHAADLAKGHPAAQIRDNALSRARFEFRWEDQFNLGLDPERARAFHDQTLPKEGHKLAHFCSMCGPRFCSMKISQEVREFARLQASPAVADAEQGMAEQAEAFRAQGAQVYRPL; encoded by the coding sequence ATGAGCGCGAACGTCGATGCACTGCAGCAGAAAACCGGGGCACTGGATGAGTCCGTGCTCCGCCCCTTCCCCAGCTCCCGCAAGGTCTACGTCACCGGCAGTCGGCCTGATCTGCGCGTACCCATGCGCCAGATCGCCCAGGCCGACACCCGGGTAGGGGAGCGTCTGGAGCCCAATCCGCCGCTCTACGTCTACGACACCTCCGGGCCCTACACCGATCCGACTCACGACATCGATCTGCGCCGCGGCCTGCCGCCCCTGCGGGGGGGCTGGATCGAGGAGCGCAACGATACCGAGACACTGACCGGCCCCAGCTCCCGTTACGGCCGGCAGCGGCTGGCCGACCCGGCGACCGCGGCGCTGCGCATCGAGCACCGGCGCGCCCCCCGTCGAGCCCGCGCCGGCGCCAATGTCACCCAGATGCACTACGCCCGGCGGGGGATCATTACCCCGGAGATGGAGTTCATCGCCATCCGCGAGAACCAGCGCCTGGAGCTCTACCGGGACACGCCGCTGGGTCGCTGCCACCCCGGCCAGAACTTCGGCGCGCCCCTGCCCGAGCGCATCACGCCGGAATACGTGCGCGAGGAGGTGGCTCGGGGCCGGGCGATCATCCCGGCCAACATCAACCACCCCGAGTCCGAGCCCATGATCATCGGCCGTAACTTCCTGGTGAAGGTCAACGCCAATATGGGCAACTCGGCGCTGACCTCCTCCATCGAGGAAGAGGTGGAGAAGCTGGTCTGGGCCACCCGCTGGGGGGCAGACACGATCATGGATCTGTCCACCGGCAAGCATATCCACGAGACCCGGGAGTGGGTGATCCGCAACTCGCCGGTGCCGGTGGGCACGGTGCCGCTGTACCAGGCGTTGGAGAAGGTGGACGGGCGTGCCGAGGAGCTGAGCTGGGAGATCTACCGCGATACCCTCATCGAGCAGGCCGAGCAGGGCGTCGACTACTTCACCATCCACGCCGGGGTGCGCCTGCCCTTCATCCCCCTCGCCGCCGAGCGGGTCACCGGCATCGTCTCCCGAGGCGGCTCCATCATGGCCAAATGGTGCCTGGCGCATCATCGCGAATCCTTCCTCTACGAGCACTTCGAGGAAATCTGCGAGATCATGAAGGCCTACGATGTCGCCTTCTCCCTGGGCGATGGCCTGCGCCCGGGCTCCATTGCCGATGCCAACGACGCGGCCCAGTTCGCCGAGCTCAAGACCTTGGGGGAGCTCACCGAGATCGCCTGGCGCCACGACGTGCAGACCATGATCGAAGGCCCGGGCCATGTGCCCATGCAGCTGATTCGCGAGAACATGGACAAGCAGCTGGCGGGCTGTTTCGAGGCGCCCTTCTACACCCTGGGCCCGCTGACCACGGACATCGCCCCCGGTTACGATCACATCACCTCGGCCATAGGTGCGGCGCAGATCGGCTGGTACGGCACCGCCATGCTCTGTTACGTCACCCCCAAGGAGCACCTGGGCCTGCCGGACAAGCACGATGTGCGCGAGGGGATGGTGACCTACAAGATCGCGGCCCACGCCGCGGACCTGGCCAAGGGCCACCCGGCCGCCCAGATACGCGATAATGCGTTGTCCCGGGCGCGCTTCGAGTTCCGCTGGGAGGATCAGTTCAACCTGGGGCTGGACCCGGAGCGGGCCCGGGCCTTCCATGACCAGACCCTGCCGAAGGAGGGCCACAAGCTGGCGCATTTCTGCTCCATGTGCGGCCCGCGCTTCTGTTCCATGAAGATCAGTCAGGAAGTGCGGGAGTTCGCGCGGCTGCAGGCGAGCCCCGCCGTGGCCGATGCGGAGCAGGGGATGGCGGAGCAGGCCGAGGCCTTTCGCGCCCAGGGGGCGCAGGTGTACCGGCCGCTGTGA
- a CDS encoding protein-L-isoaspartate O-methyltransferase family protein: MTELDFDRARFYMVEQQIRTWEVLDPRVLDVFSEQARHLFVPAAYKNLAYSDVQIPLGEGEVMMEPKQEARILQALNPQPHETALEIGTGSGWFAACLAQLAGEVTSVDIRPAFTRQAEATLKARGIEGVQLLNADAAQGWDNGQQYDVIAVTGALPELHQGFHRALTPGGRLLLLVGETPIQEALLITRVGEDQWATESLFETWVPTLTNAHRTLAFAL, from the coding sequence ATGACTGAGCTGGATTTCGATCGCGCGCGTTTTTATATGGTAGAGCAGCAGATCCGCACCTGGGAGGTACTGGATCCGCGAGTGCTGGACGTATTCAGCGAGCAGGCCCGCCACCTGTTCGTGCCCGCCGCCTACAAGAACCTCGCTTACAGCGATGTGCAGATCCCGCTGGGCGAGGGCGAGGTGATGATGGAGCCGAAGCAGGAGGCCCGCATCCTGCAGGCGCTGAATCCCCAGCCCCACGAGACGGCGCTGGAGATCGGCACCGGCAGCGGCTGGTTCGCCGCCTGCCTGGCGCAGCTGGCGGGCGAAGTCACCAGCGTGGACATCCGCCCCGCCTTCACCCGGCAGGCCGAGGCCACCCTCAAGGCCCGCGGCATCGAGGGCGTGCAACTGCTCAATGCCGACGCCGCCCAGGGCTGGGACAACGGCCAGCAATACGATGTGATCGCCGTCACCGGCGCCCTGCCCGAACTGCACCAGGGCTTTCACCGGGCACTGACCCCGGGCGGCCGGCTGTTGCTGCTGGTCGGCGAGACGCCCATCCAGGAAGCGCTGCTGATCACTCGCGTGGGCGAGGATCAGTGGGCCACCGAGAGCCTGTTCGAGACCTGGGTGCCGACGCTCACGAACGCCCACCGCACGCTGGCGTTCGCGCTGTGA